From a region of the Corallococcus coralloides DSM 2259 genome:
- a CDS encoding methyltransferase domain-containing protein: MMVNVRQVATRLKSAFLADPERFYTKETGAWVAGMPTPSDIRVTTGREPFWINLGYWKHVEKVDDTNVERVGELFRSAQAEMARLLARTAKLGPGDAVLDCGFGYADQDLLWAEEFKPASILGVNITPNQVKVGRERVKLTGLENVVRLEVGSATALPGAEAFDVVFALESAMHFRTRQDFLREAFRVLKPGGRLVMADMAQKTDRESGAGLRARLRYRYWRGLIAFPEENVWSTERYREELRRAGFQDAKVESIADDVYPAVNTALVALRGMTQLERNPGSTSLHQVRADVHKAMRMTPEQLQWPALFNCDEYAVVFARKP, encoded by the coding sequence ATGATGGTCAACGTGAGGCAGGTCGCGACGCGGCTGAAGAGTGCGTTTCTGGCGGATCCGGAGCGCTTCTACACAAAGGAGACAGGCGCCTGGGTGGCGGGGATGCCGACGCCGAGCGACATCCGGGTGACGACGGGCCGGGAGCCCTTCTGGATCAACCTGGGCTACTGGAAGCACGTGGAGAAGGTGGACGACACCAACGTGGAGCGCGTGGGGGAGCTGTTCCGGTCCGCGCAGGCGGAGATGGCGCGCCTCCTGGCGAGGACGGCGAAGCTGGGGCCCGGGGATGCCGTATTGGACTGCGGCTTCGGGTACGCGGACCAGGACCTGCTGTGGGCGGAGGAGTTCAAGCCCGCGAGCATCCTCGGGGTGAACATCACGCCGAACCAGGTGAAGGTGGGCCGGGAGCGCGTGAAGCTGACGGGGCTGGAGAACGTGGTCCGCCTGGAGGTGGGGAGCGCGACGGCGCTGCCGGGTGCGGAAGCGTTCGACGTGGTGTTCGCGCTGGAGTCCGCGATGCACTTCCGGACGCGGCAGGACTTCCTGCGCGAGGCCTTCCGGGTGCTGAAGCCGGGAGGCCGGCTGGTGATGGCGGACATGGCGCAGAAGACGGACCGCGAGTCGGGCGCGGGGCTGCGGGCCAGGCTGCGCTACCGCTACTGGCGGGGACTGATTGCGTTTCCGGAGGAGAACGTCTGGTCGACGGAGCGCTACCGGGAGGAACTCAGGCGGGCGGGGTTCCAGGACGCGAAGGTGGAGTCCATCGCGGATGACGTGTACCCGGCGGTGAACACGGCGCTGGTGGCGCTGCGGGGCATGACGCAGCTGGAGCGCAATCCGGGAAGCACGTCCCTGCACCAGGTGCGCGCGGACGTGCACAAGGCGATGCGGATGACACCGGAGCAGCTCCAGTGGCCCGCGCTGTTCAACTGCGACGAGTACGCCGTGGTGTTCGCGCGCAAGCCGTGA